A region from the Aegilops tauschii subsp. strangulata cultivar AL8/78 chromosome 5, Aet v6.0, whole genome shotgun sequence genome encodes:
- the LOC109767527 gene encoding alpha-mannosidase At3g26720: protein MGPVRLALLLLLLAAAAVVLGPGGGGEAVYIPYNTSAGVVNGKLNVHVVPHTHDDVGWLKTVDQYYVGSNNSIQNACVQNVLDSLVPALLKDENRKFIYVEQAFFQRWWRQQSDMIKDTVKGLVSSGRLEFINGGMCMHDEATVHYIDMIDQTTLGHRFIKEEFGQIPRIGWQIDPFGHSAVQAYLLGAEVGFDALYFFRIDYQDRDTRNGTKELEVVWRGSKTFGSSADIFAGIFPKNYEPPPGEFYFEVDDTSPVVQDDPLLFDYNVEQRVNDFVAAALAQANVTRTNHIMFTMGTDFKYQYAESWFRQMDKLIHYVNKDGRVNALYSTPSIYTDAKFSTNEPWPLKTNDFFPYADNPNAYWTGYFTSRPALKRYVRMMSGYYLAARQLEFFIGRSKSGSTTDSLGDALALAQHHDAVTGTEKQHVANDYAKRLSIGYKKAEELVSTSLGCLSESGSNSRCSSPTTKFVQCPLLNITYCPPSEMNLSQGKSLVVLVYNSLGWKREDVLRIPVMSDSIVVHDSEGREIESQLLPIANASSHLRDRHVKAYLGTSPAASPKFWVAFPASVAPLGFSTYFISIGKRSASISSTSTLNSQGSESRNLQVGQGRLKLQYDAAGALSQYSDSKTQVEANFEQKYKYYLGQDGSGDDPQASGAYIFRPKGVVPIKTDGQVPPTILRGPILDEVHQQINPWIYQITRVYKGKDYVETEFIVGPIPVDDENGKELSTEIITSMATNKTFYTDSSGRDFIKRVRDYRSEWKIEVNQPVAGNYYPINLGIYVEDGSKELSILVDRSVGGSSIKDGQIELMLHRRLLNDDGRGVAEALDEKVCLDDQCEGLVIEGKYYLKIDPQGDGARWRRTFGQELYSPLLLAFAEKDGGNWGNSHVSSFSGMDPTYSLPENVALLTLEELEDGSVLLRLAHLYEAGEHKDLSAPASVDLKRVFPDKKIGKIIETSLSANQERAAMEKKRLKWKVAGPPPKENVVRGGPLDPSKLVVELAPMEIRTFVINFDHRLAAHPM, encoded by the exons ATGGGCCCCGTCCGgctcgccctcctcctcctcctcctcgccgccgccgccgtcgtgctcggccccggcggcggcggcgaggcggtgtACATCCCGTACAACACGTCGGCGGGGGTGGTCAACGGGAAGCTGAACGTGCACGTGGTCCCCCACACCCACGACGACGTCGGCTGGCTCAAGACCGTCGACCAGTACTACGTCGGATCCAACAACTCCATCCAG AATGCCTGCGTTCAGAACGTGCTGGATTCGCTCGTGCCGGCGCTGCTCAAGGACGAGAACCGCAAGTTCATCTACGTCGAGCAG GCGTTTTTCCAGAGATGGTGGAGGCAGCAGAGCGACATGATCAAGGATACAGTGAAGGGGCTCGTCAGCTCCGGCCGGTTGGAGTTCAT AAATGGGGGTATGTGCATGCACGACGAGGCGACTGTGCACTACATTGACATGATCGATCAGACTACGCTGGGGCACAGGTTCATCAAGGAGGAGTTTGGTCAGATTCCGAGGATTGGTTGGCAGATCGATCCGTTTGGGCACTCTGCAGTTCAGGCTTACCTCCTCGGTGCAGAA GTAGGATTTGATGCCTTATATTTTTTCCGGATTGATTACCAAGATCGTGACACGAGGAATGGGACAAAAGAACTCGAGGTTGTATGGAGGGGCTCCAAGACCTTCGGCTCATCAGCTGAT atttttgCTGGCATCTTCCCAAAAAATTATGAACCACCACCTGGTGAGTTTTATTTTGAAGTCGATGATACTTCCCCTGTTGTCCAG GATGATCCCCTTCTTTTTGATTACAATGTTGAACAACGGGTGAATGATTTTGTTGCTGCAGCGCTGGCACAG GCAAATGTTACAAGGACAAACCATATCATGTTTACAATGGGAACAGACTTCAAATATCAATACGCAGAAAGTTGgttcagacagatggacaaattAATTCATTATGTGAACAAG GATGGCCGTGTGAATGCTCTGTACTCCACTCCTTCCATTTACACTGATGCAAAATTTTCTACAAATGAGCCATGGCCTCTTAAGACAAATGATTTCTTTCC ATATGCAGATAACCCCAATGCATACTGGACAGGTTACTTCACAAGCAGACCTGCCTTAAAACGATATGTCCGCATGATGAGTGGATATTACTTG GCAGCTAGGCAGCTGGAGTTCTTCATTGGGAGAAGCAAGTCAGGTTCCACAACAGATAGCTTAGGAGATGCTCTAGCTCTTGCTCAGCATCATGATGCTGTTACAGGAACAGAGAAGCAACACGTTGCAAATGATTATGCGAAGAGATTATCAATTGGCTATAAGAAA GCGGAGGAACTGGTTTCGACTTCTCTCGGTTGCTTGAGTGAGTCAGGCTCAAATTCTCGTTGTTCGTCCCCAACGACAAAGTTTGTGCAG TGTCCTCTCCTGAACATTACTTATTGCCCCCCTTCCGAGATGAACTTATCTCAAGGAAAAAGCTTG GTTGTTCTTGTGTACAACTCTCTTGGATGGAAACGAGAGGATGTCCTCCGCATACCA GTCATGAGTGACTCGATTGTTGTCCATGATTCTGAAGGAAGAGAAATTGAATCGCAACTTCTGCCTATAGCTAATGCCTCATCGCACCTACGGGACAGACATGTCAAGGCTTACTTGGGCACATCGCCTGCTGCAAGTCCTAAGTTTTGGGTTGCTTTTCCTGCTTCGGTAGCACCACTTGGTTTTAGCACTTATTTTATCTCGATCGGAAAGAGATCAG CATCTATCTCTTCGACATCAACTCTAAATTCTCAGGGAAGTGAAAGTAGGAATCTGCAAGTTGGGCAAGGGCGTTTGAAACTTCAATATGATGCAGCTGGAGCATTATCCCAGTACTCCGATAGCAAGACACAG GTCGAAGCAAATTTTGAGCAGAAGTACAAGTATTACCTAGGACAAGATGGAAGCGGAGATGATCCTCAG GCTTCTGGAGCATACATATTTCGCCCTAAGGGCGTTGTTCCTATCAAAACTGATGGTCAG GTTCCTCCCACGATTCTGCGTGGGCCCATATTGGATGAAGTGCATCAGCAGATTAATCCATGGATATATCAG ATAACTAGAGTTTACAAGGGAAAGGACTATGTGGAAACCGAGTTCATA GTTGGACCAATACCAGTCGACGATGAAAATGGAAAAGAACTTTCAACTGAAATCATTACTAGCATGGCAACAAACAAAACATTTTACACTGATTCCAGTGGGCGTGATTTCATCAAAAGG GTACGGGATTATCGCTCGGAGTGGAAGATTGAAGTAAACCAACCTGTTGCTGGAAACTATTATCCT atTAATCTTGGCATTTATGTGGAAGATGGCAGCAAAGAGTTGTCTATACTTGTAGACAGGTCTGTTGGAGGTTCGAGCATAAAGGATGGACAAATAGAGCTAATGCTACACAG GAGGCTACTCAATGATGATGGTCGTGGTGTTGCGGAAGCACTAGATGAAAAAGTCTGTTTGGATGATCAATGTGAAGGACTAGTT ATTGAAGGAAAATACTATCTCAAAATTGACCCACAAGGTGACGGAGCTAGGTGGCGTCGTACATTTGGTCAGGAGCTGTACTCCCCTCTTCTTCTTGCGTTCGCAGAAAAG GATGGAGGCAACTGGGGGAATTCACATGTTTCATCATTCTCTGGAATGGATCCAACTTACAGCCTTCCTGAAAATGTCGCGTTGCTTACTCTTGAG GAACTCGAAGATGGAAGTGTTCTCCTTCGGTTGGCTCACCTATACGAG GCTGGAGAGCATAAGGATCTCTCGGCCCCGGCGAGTGTCGACCTCAAGAGGGTATTCCCAGATAAAAAG ATCGGCAAGATAATCGAAACAAGCCTATCGGCGAACCAAGAGCGCGCTGCCATGGAGAAGAAGAGGCTGAAGTGGAAGGTGGCAGGGCCTCCCCCAAAAGAAAATGTGGTCCGTGGAGGGCCCTTGGACCCCTCCAAGCTCGTCGTCGAGTTGGCACCCATGGAGATCCGCACATTCGTCATCAACTTCGACCACCGACTCGCCGCACATCCGATGTAA
- the LOC109767536 gene encoding uncharacterized protein — translation MAKEDPGPQPAEGDAPLPAGFIFRCDGATKPECFRYRVLGLPRRRLGAVSRIRRGAALFLYDFDARYLYGPYRADSDGGRDLEPAAFEGRLPAQVKFMIDGDFMPVPGKIVRYTIKENYPGKFLPELTFAQVEKLRALFRPITSLPVPEAPPLHYVGNSHSAPSAAFLLPSASSSDPTQPAAYVPHPSAYVLTPAAQLVPNEPYACPDSHLPAPTAQFATPAYYVTTTAHPYQAGYQAYGASPATYHYTQAPPLQLVYVQAQHPVPEHVTDPACSSEPNYDANGNDPYRFDAVKSQYLETTSGRAAAPHEVAAKNPQLVMHCVYAPGSECATGETTQSSAEGAASAVYSHVGAPAITQAAPLVYAVAAAPHEVAGTNLQLVMHYGYAPGSEVATGETTQSSAERAASAIYSHAGAPATTQAAPSVYAVAAAPANL, via the exons ATGGCGAAGGAGGACCCGGGGCCTCAGCCGGCGGAGGGCGACGCCCCGTTGCCGGCGGGGTTCATCTTCAGGTGCGACGGCGCGACCAAGCCCGAGTGCTTCAGGTACAGGGTGCTGGGCCTGCCGCGGCGGAGGCTGGGCGCCGTCTCCCGGATCAGGCGCGGCGCGGCGCTCTTCCTCTACGACTTCGACGCCAGGTACCTCTACGGGCCCTACCGCGCCGACTCCGACGGCGGGCGCGACCTCGAGCCCGCCGCCTTCGAGGGCCGCCTACCCGCCCAG GTCAAATTCATGATTGATGGTGATTTCATGCCTGTCCCAGGGAAAATCGTAAGATACACCATAAAAGAGAATTATCCCGGCAAATTCTTGCCAGAACTTACCTTTGCACAA GTTGAGAAACTGAGAGCATTGTTCCGTCCAATTACTTCACTGCCAGTGCCAGAGGCACCACCCCTGCATTATGTTGGCAACAGTCATTCCGCTCCATCTGCTGCTTTTCTGCTTCCTTCGGCTTCATCTTCAGACCCAACACAGCCAGCTGCTTATGTGCCTCACCCAAGCGCCTATGTTCTCACTCCAGCTGCTCAGCTGGTGCCAAATGAACCTTATGCATGCCCAGATTCTCACCTTCCTGCTCCGACTGCTCAATTTGCCACGCCTGCTTACTATGTGACCACGACTGCGCATCCGTATCAAGCAGGTTATCAAGCATATGGTGCATCGCCTGCCACCTACCACTACACCCAAGCGCCTCCTTTGCAACTTGTCTATGTGCAAGCCCAACACCCTGTGCCAGAACATGTTACAGACCCTGCCTGTTCCTCTGAACCCAACTATGATGCTAATGGGAATGATCCGTATCGATTTGATGCTGTGAAGTCTCAGTACCTGGAAACTACTTCTGGGAG AGCTGCTGCACCACATGAAGTGGCCGCGAAGAACCCGCAACTTGTCATGCACTGTGTGTACGCCCCAGGCAGCGAGTGTGCAACCGGAGAAACTACGCAGTCCAGTGCTGAAGGAGCCGCATCGGCGGTCTACTCCCATGTGGGTGCCCCAGCAATCACTCAGGCTGCACCATTGGTGTACGCCGTCGCAGCTGCACCACATGAAGTGGCCGGGACGAACCTGCAACTTGTCATGCACTATGGGTACGCCCCAGGCAGCGAGGTTGCAACTGGAGAAACTACGCAGTCCAGTGCTGAAAGAGCTGCATCGGCAATCTACTCCCATGCTGGTGCCCCAGCGACTACTCAGGCTGCGCCATCGGTGTATGCCGTCGCAGCTGCACCGGCTAACCTGTGA